A DNA window from Engystomops pustulosus chromosome 6, aEngPut4.maternal, whole genome shotgun sequence contains the following coding sequences:
- the LOC140065420 gene encoding oocyte zinc finger protein XlCOF29-like: protein MTMTSSQVLSHISGAQLCRWRTMGGDTRVERIFQLTLEILFYITGEDYTVVKKTSSGRCKAPVYEGRRRTLSPIPAPPPHPLIHDDINEQKILEVTHKMMELLTGEVTLLGMLGHYTVTL from the exons atgactatgacatcatcacaggtcctgtcacATATATCTGGAGCACAGCTCTGCAGGTGGAG GACAATGGGtggagacacgagggtggagagaatcttccagctcaccctagagattctcttctatattactggagag gattacacagtagtgaagaagacctctagtgggcgctgtaaggcccctgtgtatgaaggacggaggagaaccctgagcccaatcccggctcctccacctcaccccctgatacatgatgacatcaatgagcagaagatcctagaagtcacccacaagatgatggagctgctgactggagaggtgacactgctgggaatgctgggacattatacagtaacactatga